Proteins encoded by one window of Cellvibrio sp. KY-GH-1:
- a CDS encoding alpha/beta hydrolase family protein, with protein MAVIRIEQSNPEYLAEHFQLLTVQSSHLNRRCDISVFNAHPDGKDLPIVILLHGVYGNHWVWSGLGGAHKAYSDEYAKGGLSQMILVMPSDGGFYGGSAYLPLANGENYEKWIVEDVITAVIKCNPSASPASNVYIAGLSMGGYGALRLGAKYPTIFKGISAHSSITDIREMALFVNDELSIYDCENPQESELLYWIKRHKNSLPPIRFDCGIDDQLYQGNLNFNKNIQGIGNIAELETLPGKHEWDYWHNNIKRSFIFFNKLQSH; from the coding sequence ATGGCTGTTATTAGAATTGAACAATCCAACCCGGAATATCTAGCTGAACATTTTCAATTACTCACCGTTCAGAGTTCACACTTAAACCGACGCTGCGATATCAGCGTCTTTAACGCTCATCCCGATGGCAAAGACTTGCCGATTGTCATTTTATTGCACGGTGTTTACGGCAATCACTGGGTATGGTCGGGTTTGGGCGGTGCACACAAGGCCTATAGCGATGAATACGCCAAAGGTGGCCTCAGCCAAATGATATTGGTGATGCCTTCCGACGGCGGTTTTTATGGCGGCTCAGCTTATTTACCGCTGGCAAACGGTGAAAATTATGAAAAATGGATTGTGGAAGATGTGATTACTGCGGTTATAAAGTGCAACCCGTCCGCCTCACCTGCTTCCAATGTATATATTGCTGGGCTATCTATGGGCGGTTATGGCGCACTGCGTCTAGGGGCCAAATACCCTACAATTTTTAAAGGTATATCGGCGCACTCATCAATAACAGATATTCGAGAAATGGCGCTTTTCGTAAATGATGAATTAAGCATTTATGATTGTGAAAATCCCCAAGAATCAGAATTACTTTATTGGATTAAACGCCACAAGAATTCATTGCCGCCCATCCGATTTGATTGCGGTATAGATGATCAACTATATCAAGGAAATTTAAACTTCAATAAAAATATTCAAGGCATAGGTAATATTGCTGAACTTGAAACGCTACCCGGTAAACATGAGTGGGACTATTGGCACAACAATATCAAGCGATCATTTATATTCTTTAATAAGTTACAAAGCCATTAA
- a CDS encoding Zn-dependent alcohol dehydrogenase gives MIHSKAILSDGKGNFHLTTIAIGTPAQDEVLIKLKASGICHTDWDSINTWNKPFIVGHEGAGIVMAVGSAVTKVKAGDRVILNWAIPCGHCFQCREGNTHICEINSPVCGQGLCGHAHPDAASHQGAPIERSFHLGTMSEHTIVKASAVVKIHCDIPYATASIIGCGVMTGWGSVVNAANVKLGSSVCVIGCGGVGLNVIQAAKLSGANKIIAIDINSERLDQAKKFGATHGVIATRDDKDFNEVATQVRAINGGRGTDYAFECTAVPALGSAPLKLIRSAGTAVQVSGIEQRIDFDCELFEWDKIYINPLYGMCNPDRDFPRILDLYSAGQLKLDELVTKTYRIEDVAQGFDDLINGRIAKGVVVFDDEE, from the coding sequence ATGATTCATTCAAAAGCCATATTGTCTGATGGCAAAGGAAACTTCCATTTAACCACAATTGCCATTGGTACTCCGGCACAAGACGAGGTGCTGATTAAATTAAAAGCATCGGGCATTTGCCACACCGACTGGGACTCCATCAATACCTGGAACAAACCTTTTATTGTTGGCCATGAAGGTGCTGGCATAGTTATGGCCGTTGGTTCAGCAGTAACCAAAGTGAAAGCTGGTGATAGAGTTATCTTAAACTGGGCAATTCCCTGTGGTCACTGTTTTCAATGCCGCGAAGGCAATACTCATATCTGCGAAATAAATTCACCGGTGTGCGGGCAAGGTCTTTGTGGGCATGCACACCCAGATGCTGCAAGCCATCAGGGCGCGCCGATTGAACGCTCTTTTCATCTCGGCACTATGTCTGAACATACTATTGTTAAAGCATCTGCAGTAGTCAAAATTCACTGCGACATCCCTTACGCCACCGCATCAATTATTGGTTGCGGTGTTATGACGGGCTGGGGCTCTGTAGTCAATGCCGCCAACGTCAAGCTGGGCTCATCCGTCTGTGTAATTGGTTGTGGTGGCGTCGGCTTAAATGTTATTCAAGCGGCAAAATTGTCAGGCGCCAATAAAATTATCGCCATTGATATCAATAGCGAGCGCTTGGATCAAGCTAAAAAATTCGGTGCGACCCACGGTGTCATAGCGACACGAGATGATAAGGATTTTAACGAAGTAGCCACGCAAGTACGTGCGATCAACGGCGGGCGCGGTACAGACTATGCTTTTGAGTGCACCGCTGTTCCCGCGCTTGGCTCAGCACCACTCAAACTTATTCGTAGTGCCGGAACGGCGGTGCAAGTCAGTGGCATTGAGCAGCGCATTGATTTTGACTGTGAATTATTTGAATGGGACAAAATCTATATCAATCCACTTTATGGCATGTGCAATCCCGACCGGGATTTTCCACGCATTTTGGATTTATATAGCGCGGGTCAATTAAAATTGGATGAGTTGGTCACTAAAACCTATCGCATTGAAGATGTAGCGCAGGGTTTTGATGATTTAATTAATGGCCGTATCGCCAAAGGTGTTGTTGTCTTTGATGACGAGGAATAA
- a CDS encoding AraC family transcriptional regulator → MGKNNVYCEPFCIQHGYDFEIHHVVYSEDSPYSCFMHFHEVHELIVFDSIEGTFFYSQGKSALCDQDLVFTPALETHDFELSSRNKSWYIIQFLPTLLLSPGLEQAENFFKYGMHLRLKPEDASAIQTLSQWLLDSYRESPSSNRSQALLLALLTWVADRATPLKPPHYDTLLKSSGYMKLEPVINLFRHHKSVELSLDQAAELCCISPAYFSRLFKSVFRCNYSDYNVKHRLYSAARMLSQSQFSITEISYELNFSSPSHFISQFKKLFGVTPKKFKTTMLQRVTEL, encoded by the coding sequence ATGGGCAAAAACAACGTATATTGCGAGCCGTTTTGCATACAGCATGGTTATGATTTTGAAATTCATCATGTGGTGTATTCGGAGGACTCTCCTTATTCCTGTTTTATGCATTTTCATGAAGTTCACGAACTTATCGTCTTTGATTCTATTGAGGGAACTTTTTTTTACAGCCAAGGCAAGTCAGCTTTGTGCGATCAGGATCTCGTCTTCACTCCCGCATTGGAAACCCATGATTTTGAGCTGTCATCGCGCAATAAATCCTGGTACATCATCCAGTTTTTACCTACCCTTTTGCTGTCCCCTGGACTAGAGCAGGCAGAGAATTTCTTTAAATATGGAATGCACTTACGCCTGAAACCTGAGGATGCAAGTGCCATTCAAACCCTGTCACAATGGCTGCTGGATTCCTATCGTGAATCACCTTCCAGCAATCGCAGCCAGGCATTGTTGCTCGCGCTGTTAACCTGGGTGGCAGATCGCGCAACTCCGTTAAAACCTCCGCACTATGACACGCTGTTAAAATCTTCCGGTTACATGAAGCTGGAGCCGGTAATTAATTTATTTCGCCACCATAAAAGTGTTGAGCTTTCCCTGGATCAGGCCGCGGAGTTGTGTTGTATCTCTCCGGCGTATTTTTCACGCTTGTTTAAATCCGTATTTCGCTGCAATTATTCTGACTACAATGTTAAACACCGGCTTTACAGCGCTGCACGAATGTTAAGTCAAAGCCAGTTTTCCATTACTGAGATCAGTTACGAGCTCAATTTTTCCAGCCCCTCTCATTTCATTTCCCAATTCAAAAAACTATTTGGTGTAACTCCAAAGAAATTCAAAACCACCATGCTACAGCGGGTTACCGAGCTCTAG
- a CDS encoding beta-galactosidase, with product MMCSSYKLDRPITLFLKTSVLSVAALFLIACQEEAADKGAAVSEVKSMPADKVLFDFEGDQLPAEISFFNAQGSLVKSSASDTSASQALKVKFNSVDHEYTSLVIQPKSDTWNWSDIGDASLAFDIANDGEHSVQLFLDVSDAKGNSFTRSVSVPVGKSRVYYSKLSGHDMVSANPDSKVELNAASGLRGNPPTWSGDDVQFIWMWGVMNLDLSAIKRISLSVQYALHDKEITLDNIRVIKSPAMNKDFLVNLVDKFGQPAKVDFAGKIHSETELQAATQSELKELNNGAPLADRSTFGGWKNGPKQPATGYFYPKKVDGKWWLVDPEGYLYFATGLDIIRLANAYTMTGYDYDASTIEQRSADDLTPEDSKGKILISEEAQKTRHLVSKTRADMFEWLPKHTDPLGNHYDYNRDAHSGPLLKGEAFSFYSANLERKYGETEPDSYLRQWEKVTVDRMLNWGFTSLGNWTDPKFYSNQRIPYFANGWIIGNFKTVSSGNDFWGGLPDPFDPVFKERALATAKAIAEETKNSPWCVGVFIDNEKSWGRSESKESEYGIVLNTLTRDGADSPTKNKFTQLMKEKYVDIAALNTAWGTSVESWDAFQKGVKTGINNDVQLQDFSLLFTQYAEEYFKIVEGALTQYMPNHLYLGVRFADWGMPKDVVKAAAKYADVVSYNFYKEGLTKNKWTFLAELDKPSIIGEFHVGTTESGLFHPGLVHAANQEDRAKMYKEYMETVVDNPYFIGAHWFQYMDSPVTGRSYDGENYNVGFVSVTDTPYAPMVKAAKELHGEMYTRRAKK from the coding sequence ATGATGTGTTCGAGTTATAAGCTTGATCGGCCCATTACTTTGTTTCTGAAAACCAGCGTGCTTAGTGTGGCTGCGCTGTTCTTAATCGCCTGTCAGGAAGAGGCGGCAGATAAGGGCGCTGCTGTATCCGAAGTTAAATCAATGCCTGCGGATAAGGTGTTGTTTGATTTTGAAGGCGATCAGTTACCGGCAGAAATTAGTTTTTTTAACGCTCAGGGAAGTTTGGTTAAATCCTCAGCGAGTGATACCTCCGCATCGCAAGCATTAAAAGTAAAGTTCAACTCTGTTGATCATGAATACACCTCCTTAGTTATCCAGCCAAAGTCAGATACATGGAATTGGAGTGATATTGGCGATGCTAGTCTTGCCTTTGATATTGCCAATGACGGTGAGCATTCCGTACAGCTATTTTTAGATGTGTCTGATGCAAAAGGTAATAGCTTTACTCGCAGCGTCAGTGTGCCGGTAGGCAAGTCCCGCGTTTATTATTCCAAGTTAAGTGGCCACGATATGGTCAGTGCAAATCCGGATTCCAAAGTGGAGTTGAATGCAGCCTCAGGATTGCGCGGCAACCCGCCGACCTGGTCTGGCGATGATGTGCAGTTCATCTGGATGTGGGGCGTTATGAATTTGGATTTGTCCGCTATTAAGCGCATATCCTTAAGTGTTCAATATGCTTTGCACGATAAAGAAATCACCCTCGACAATATTCGGGTTATTAAAAGCCCTGCAATGAATAAAGATTTCCTGGTCAATCTGGTCGATAAATTTGGCCAGCCAGCCAAAGTGGATTTTGCCGGTAAGATTCATTCTGAGACAGAGTTGCAAGCAGCAACCCAGAGCGAGTTGAAAGAGCTAAATAACGGTGCGCCACTAGCCGATAGATCTACATTTGGCGGTTGGAAAAATGGTCCGAAACAACCTGCAACAGGCTATTTTTATCCTAAAAAAGTTGATGGAAAATGGTGGTTGGTTGATCCAGAAGGGTATCTTTATTTTGCGACAGGATTGGATATCATACGTTTAGCCAATGCATACACTATGACTGGCTATGATTACGATGCTTCAACTATTGAGCAGCGCAGTGCCGATGATTTGACTCCCGAAGACTCGAAAGGAAAAATCCTTATTTCAGAAGAGGCGCAAAAAACCCGTCATTTGGTTTCTAAAACTCGCGCCGACATGTTTGAGTGGTTGCCCAAGCACACTGACCCTTTGGGTAATCACTATGATTACAATCGTGATGCCCACTCAGGCCCACTGCTAAAAGGCGAAGCCTTTAGTTTCTATAGTGCCAATCTTGAGCGTAAATACGGTGAAACAGAACCTGATTCCTATTTGCGCCAATGGGAAAAAGTTACTGTGGATCGCATGTTGAATTGGGGTTTCACCTCGCTAGGAAACTGGACTGATCCAAAATTCTACAGCAATCAACGCATTCCTTATTTTGCCAATGGCTGGATTATTGGCAACTTCAAAACAGTTTCCAGTGGCAATGATTTTTGGGGCGGTTTGCCTGATCCATTTGATCCGGTATTTAAAGAGCGCGCACTTGCCACGGCCAAGGCTATTGCTGAAGAAACTAAAAATAGCCCTTGGTGTGTCGGCGTATTTATTGATAACGAAAAAAGCTGGGGGCGCTCAGAAAGCAAAGAGTCTGAATATGGCATAGTGTTAAATACACTGACTCGCGATGGCGCAGACTCGCCAACGAAAAATAAATTTACGCAGTTGATGAAAGAAAAGTATGTGGATATAGCAGCATTAAATACCGCATGGGGAACCTCAGTTGAATCCTGGGATGCATTTCAAAAAGGTGTAAAAACTGGCATTAACAACGATGTTCAATTGCAAGATTTCAGTCTGTTATTTACCCAGTATGCTGAAGAGTATTTCAAAATTGTTGAGGGCGCCTTAACACAATATATGCCTAATCACCTGTACTTGGGTGTGCGTTTTGCAGATTGGGGAATGCCAAAAGATGTAGTTAAAGCAGCGGCAAAATACGCCGATGTTGTTAGCTATAACTTCTATAAAGAAGGTTTAACCAAAAATAAATGGACGTTTTTAGCGGAGCTGGATAAACCCAGCATAATCGGTGAATTCCATGTAGGCACAACGGAGTCAGGTTTGTTCCACCCAGGCTTGGTGCATGCGGCCAATCAGGAAGATCGTGCAAAAATGTATAAAGAGTACATGGAAACGGTTGTCGATAATCCTTATTTTATTGGTGCACATTGGTTCCAGTATATGGATTCACCGGTAACTGGCCGCTCCTATGATGGTGAAAACTACAATGTAGGTTTTGTGTCGGTGACTGATACACCCTATGCACCTATGGTGAAAGCCGCCAAAGAGCTGCACGGTGAAATGTATACTCGCCGCGCGAAAAAATAA
- a CDS encoding alkaline phosphatase D family protein — MNDFFSRRDALKLAVAGLATSAIGCSVNTSNDKPVTQQLLDSSVADTWSNSHDRVWIGGDYWANPMEDWRIVNGGAECLSTGGNRSIHSLTHQLANVSGIFSIAVRIKKLTVGEQDGGAGIRIGVNSDIKEYRSNCFVQKGFDAGIIHNQLALGAKRVELLQSLGDAEVELKLSGEPRIGVYALTLEARLVDTGKLIGQIDDLVATDHIMGNVAVVSNFAISSEIAANPKGTTYRFSKWTLQGNAFSNLPEQKFGPILWTMYSLSDSRSDEGFVLKLSALTGPMGAQDSHEVELQVQKSGSWKTIAKAPLDSDAWVATFRISHWNEKEVTAYRVVYREQRRDGSQVSDYFSGTIKANPVGRNLRMAALTCQNDYAFPYAPVATNVAKLNPDLVFFSGDQLYENHGGFGLIRTPAEPALLNYLRKFYQFGWAFRDVMRNAPTLCLPDDHDIMQGNLWGEAGAMVSSDAPIIDGNVDMWGGYALPIRVVNTVHKTNTAHLPDPHDPTPSLRGMNVYYTDLVYGDVGFIILADRQWKSGPDRLNIVVGVTGNGEAPTFVNPDFDRSDLQLLGTRQEEFLAQWANDWRGHSLKAVLSQTVFAGISTHQPLPTKYLKYDFDSSGWPASARNRAIEIMRTSKALHICGDTHLGTLSQYGVHAQRDSNWAFCTPAIAAGWPRWWRPDDIKIPFAHRPAHGHSQTGEYLDSFGNKIYVYAVGNPEVGKSNNRYIQAHEKGSGFGFIVFDTVAKTYTTQAFKFLIDVADNSPNNQFLGWPVTIHQDENIGVNSLS, encoded by the coding sequence ATGAATGATTTTTTTTCACGTCGCGATGCATTAAAGCTGGCAGTTGCAGGTCTGGCAACTAGTGCTATTGGCTGTTCTGTAAACACGAGCAATGATAAGCCAGTAACACAACAGCTGCTTGATTCATCGGTAGCTGATACCTGGAGCAATAGCCATGATCGGGTATGGATCGGCGGCGACTATTGGGCTAACCCAATGGAGGATTGGCGTATTGTTAATGGTGGGGCTGAGTGTTTGAGTACCGGCGGAAATCGCAGCATACATTCGTTAACACATCAATTAGCAAATGTATCAGGTATTTTCTCTATTGCGGTGCGCATAAAAAAATTGACTGTCGGCGAGCAAGATGGCGGTGCCGGTATTCGCATTGGTGTGAATAGCGATATTAAAGAGTATCGCAGTAACTGTTTTGTGCAAAAAGGCTTTGATGCCGGAATTATCCACAATCAACTTGCATTGGGCGCTAAGCGCGTCGAATTACTGCAATCCTTGGGTGATGCTGAAGTTGAATTGAAGCTCTCTGGTGAGCCGCGTATTGGTGTATATGCATTGACCCTTGAAGCAAGGTTGGTCGACACAGGCAAACTAATTGGCCAAATAGATGATTTGGTTGCAACCGATCACATCATGGGTAATGTCGCTGTGGTCAGTAACTTTGCAATTTCTTCGGAAATCGCGGCGAACCCAAAAGGGACCACCTATCGGTTTTCAAAATGGACACTGCAAGGCAATGCATTTAGCAATCTACCCGAACAAAAATTTGGTCCCATTTTATGGACTATGTACAGCCTAAGTGATAGCCGCAGCGATGAAGGTTTTGTATTGAAGTTGAGCGCCTTGACTGGCCCTATGGGGGCGCAAGATAGCCATGAAGTTGAATTGCAGGTGCAGAAGTCTGGCAGTTGGAAAACTATAGCCAAGGCGCCGTTAGATTCAGATGCTTGGGTGGCTACATTCCGTATTTCGCACTGGAATGAAAAAGAAGTTACTGCGTATCGTGTGGTTTATCGCGAGCAGCGTCGGGATGGTAGTCAGGTGTCGGATTATTTTTCCGGTACTATTAAAGCCAATCCAGTGGGTAGAAATTTGCGCATGGCAGCACTGACTTGCCAAAATGATTATGCTTTTCCCTATGCCCCTGTTGCGACAAATGTTGCCAAGTTAAACCCGGATTTGGTATTTTTTTCGGGTGACCAACTTTATGAGAACCACGGTGGTTTTGGTTTAATTCGCACGCCTGCTGAGCCAGCGCTGTTAAATTATCTGCGCAAGTTTTATCAATTCGGTTGGGCGTTTCGCGATGTAATGCGCAATGCGCCCACTCTTTGTTTGCCCGATGATCACGATATTATGCAGGGCAATTTATGGGGCGAAGCTGGCGCAATGGTTTCATCTGATGCCCCTATTATTGATGGCAACGTGGATATGTGGGGCGGTTATGCGCTTCCGATACGTGTAGTGAATACCGTACATAAAACTAATACGGCACATCTTCCAGACCCCCATGATCCAACCCCTTCACTGCGCGGCATGAATGTGTATTACACCGATTTAGTGTATGGCGATGTTGGTTTTATTATTCTGGCGGATCGCCAGTGGAAGAGCGGTCCTGATCGATTGAATATTGTTGTAGGCGTGACCGGTAACGGTGAAGCTCCAACCTTTGTTAACCCTGATTTTGATCGTTCTGATTTACAGCTTTTAGGTACAAGGCAAGAAGAGTTTTTAGCGCAATGGGCGAATGATTGGCGTGGACATTCATTAAAAGCCGTGTTGAGTCAAACCGTTTTTGCTGGCATCTCAACGCATCAGCCGTTGCCCACCAAATATTTAAAATATGATTTTGACTCCAGTGGTTGGCCTGCCAGTGCACGCAATCGCGCAATTGAAATCATGCGCACCTCAAAAGCATTGCACATTTGTGGCGATACGCATTTAGGAACATTGTCGCAATATGGTGTTCACGCACAGCGCGATAGTAACTGGGCATTTTGCACACCGGCAATTGCTGCGGGCTGGCCGAGATGGTGGCGCCCTGACGATATAAAAATTCCTTTTGCACATCGCCCTGCCCATGGGCACTCACAAACCGGTGAATATTTGGATAGTTTCGGTAATAAAATTTATGTATATGCGGTTGGTAATCCCGAGGTGGGCAAGTCCAATAATCGCTATATTCAAGCTCATGAAAAGGGCAGTGGTTTTGGTTTTATTGTGTTTGATACGGTTGCAAAAACTTATACCACTCAAGCCTTTAAATTTTTAATAGATGTGGCAGATAACAGTCCGAATAATCAATTCTTAGGTTGGCCGGTGACTATTCATCAAGACGAAAATATCGGGGTGAATAGTTTGAGCTAA
- a CDS encoding carbohydrate-binding protein, producing MKKHISCCIALMLTSVASLAADWDAYPVPASAGAGKVWQLQSQSDEFNYNFSATAAAATFGGKWTNFYHNTWEGPGPTRWMRENTSVSGGQLQIKATRVAGETKTYDVDLNLDGVNEQFTSPATRAGCITSTTRVKYPVFIEARVKIANAVMASDVWMLSPDDTEEIDILEAYGGKAARNDWFAQRLHLSHHLFIRNPFTDYQPRDASTWYAGAGVTYWADNWVRIGVNWVSPTRLEYYVNGQLVKVMDKLNTVNGIDGIDPWNITGGKGITKEMDIIINMEDQNWNAAQGRQPTDAEITNASNHTFKVDWIRVYKPVTATTSSSSSNGSAASSASSNTVQLIDFANYFDTGKVTASVSGDNYIGFNKSGGGNINYNTVGDWGDYLVTLPNDGKYKFEIITASPMTSGLGAKLIIDGIYVGTISVGSTGGWEVYSAFALANSISIGAGTHTVRIESTGSSSWQWNGDQIRITRVGSL from the coding sequence ATGAAAAAGCATATTTCATGCTGTATTGCATTAATGTTGACCTCAGTAGCTTCGTTGGCTGCTGATTGGGATGCATATCCTGTGCCCGCTAGTGCAGGTGCTGGGAAAGTTTGGCAGCTACAGTCTCAGTCGGATGAATTTAATTACAACTTTTCTGCTACAGCAGCTGCTGCAACCTTCGGTGGTAAGTGGACTAATTTTTATCACAACACTTGGGAAGGGCCGGGGCCTACTCGTTGGATGCGCGAAAACACCTCAGTGTCTGGCGGGCAATTGCAAATAAAAGCAACACGTGTTGCGGGTGAAACCAAAACCTACGATGTGGATTTAAATCTCGATGGGGTTAATGAGCAATTCACTTCTCCTGCTACGCGTGCTGGCTGCATCACCTCAACGACTAGAGTGAAATATCCGGTATTTATTGAAGCGCGGGTAAAAATTGCCAATGCGGTAATGGCATCTGATGTTTGGATGCTCAGCCCTGACGACACAGAAGAAATTGATATTCTTGAGGCTTATGGTGGCAAAGCGGCGCGCAATGATTGGTTCGCGCAACGCTTGCATTTAAGCCATCACTTATTTATTCGCAATCCATTTACCGATTACCAACCGCGCGATGCCAGCACTTGGTACGCAGGGGCAGGGGTAACTTATTGGGCTGATAATTGGGTTCGTATAGGTGTGAATTGGGTTAGTCCAACCCGCCTTGAATATTATGTAAATGGCCAGTTAGTTAAAGTGATGGACAAACTGAATACCGTCAACGGCATTGATGGTATAGATCCGTGGAATATCACGGGTGGTAAAGGCATTACTAAAGAGATGGATATCATTATCAATATGGAAGATCAAAATTGGAATGCAGCGCAAGGGCGCCAACCTACGGATGCTGAAATTACTAATGCAAGTAATCACACCTTTAAAGTGGATTGGATTCGTGTTTATAAGCCTGTAACCGCAACAACCAGTTCATCGTCTAGTAATGGTAGCGCTGCTAGCAGTGCTTCAAGCAATACAGTTCAGCTGATCGATTTCGCCAATTATTTTGATACAGGTAAGGTTACGGCGAGTGTTTCTGGCGATAACTATATTGGTTTTAATAAGTCCGGTGGCGGCAATATTAATTACAACACGGTCGGTGATTGGGGTGATTATTTAGTGACGCTGCCTAACGACGGTAAATATAAATTTGAAATTATTACCGCATCGCCTATGACCAGCGGCCTTGGTGCAAAACTCATTATTGATGGAATTTATGTGGGAACCATCAGTGTGGGTTCTACCGGTGGGTGGGAGGTGTATAGCGCATTTGCGCTGGCTAATAGTATCTCCATTGGTGCTGGTACCCACACTGTGCGCATTGAAAGCACTGGTAGCAGCAGCTGGCAATGGAATGGCGATCAAATTCGAATTACTCGAGTTGGCTCACTCTAA
- a CDS encoding carbohydrate-binding protein yields the protein MKKITSCIAAALLLSAPLASFAADWDSVPIPAAAGTGKTWQLQSISDEFNYTASPTVKPAEFNTRWNPSFINSWTGPGDSEFNAGHSYTSGGSLALQSSAKAGTNKIYTGIISSKETFTYPLYLEARVKHTGNTLANAVWMLSADSTQEIDAMESYGSDRAGQEWFDQRMHVSHHVFIRSPFQDYQPKDEGSWVVNPAGGTWRGAMHVYGVHWKDPWNLDYYIDGVKVRTVSGPAMIDPYNFTNGTGINKPLHIIIDVEHQDWRDVRPTAAELADTSKSIMFVDWIRVYKPVTSSATSSSNSVSSSSSSLSNSSSSSATTVIDFANYFDTGKSTASVAGDTYVGFNKSGSGNINYNTAGDWADYLVTLPSDGQYKIEVTTASPMTSGIGAKLSVDGIYVSTTSLAATGGWELYSASTLANNLSIGAGTHTVRIESTGTSAWQWNGDEIRVTKVGSAPVGSPTTPAPVAMIIQAESFSATGGVYDGFKTYSVNGVSAINYNQRGDWADYAVNVAADGSYTFNAYVSSPMSGAALEVSVDGVKVLTQAVPNNGSWDSFQKVSSASKIALTKGAHTIRVTSAGTTSSTWEWNADKFELIP from the coding sequence ATGAAAAAAATCACTTCATGTATTGCTGCAGCTTTGTTGCTGTCGGCTCCTTTGGCATCATTCGCTGCCGATTGGGATTCAGTTCCTATTCCTGCAGCAGCTGGAACAGGTAAAACGTGGCAGTTGCAGTCAATATCAGACGAGTTTAATTACACTGCTAGCCCCACCGTTAAACCGGCGGAATTTAATACACGCTGGAATCCCTCTTTTATTAATAGTTGGACTGGCCCAGGCGATAGTGAATTTAACGCTGGTCATTCCTATACTTCGGGAGGTTCTTTGGCCTTGCAATCAAGTGCAAAGGCGGGCACCAACAAAATCTATACCGGCATTATTTCGTCCAAGGAAACGTTTACTTATCCGTTGTATTTAGAGGCGCGGGTAAAACATACCGGCAACACTCTGGCAAATGCGGTGTGGATGCTAAGTGCTGATTCAACGCAAGAAATTGATGCCATGGAATCCTATGGTAGCGATCGTGCAGGGCAAGAGTGGTTTGATCAGCGTATGCATGTGAGCCACCATGTATTTATTCGCAGTCCGTTTCAAGACTATCAGCCAAAAGATGAGGGATCATGGGTTGTAAATCCGGCGGGTGGCACTTGGCGTGGCGCTATGCATGTTTACGGAGTGCACTGGAAAGACCCTTGGAATTTGGACTACTACATTGATGGCGTAAAAGTTCGTACAGTTTCCGGTCCTGCGATGATTGATCCATATAACTTTACCAATGGCACAGGCATCAATAAACCGCTGCACATTATTATTGATGTGGAGCATCAAGATTGGCGCGATGTACGACCAACAGCAGCAGAGTTGGCTGATACTAGTAAGAGCATAATGTTTGTGGATTGGATTCGCGTATACAAGCCGGTTACCAGCAGCGCGACTAGCTCCAGTAATAGTGTAAGTTCTTCAAGTAGTAGCCTGAGCAACTCAAGTAGCAGTAGTGCGACTACGGTTATTGATTTTGCAAATTATTTTGATACAGGTAAATCAACAGCAAGTGTAGCGGGTGATACCTATGTTGGTTTTAATAAGTCCGGTAGCGGCAATATTAATTATAATACTGCCGGTGATTGGGCTGACTATTTGGTTACTTTGCCGAGTGATGGGCAATACAAAATTGAAGTTACCACTGCATCGCCAATGACTAGCGGTATAGGTGCAAAGCTCAGCGTTGATGGTATTTATGTCAGCACCACTAGCTTGGCTGCAACCGGTGGTTGGGAGTTATATAGTGCCTCCACGCTGGCAAATAATTTGTCGATTGGTGCAGGCACCCATACGGTTCGCATTGAAAGTACCGGTACTAGTGCATGGCAATGGAATGGTGATGAAATTCGCGTGACCAAAGTAGGCAGCGCACCTGTCGGTTCGCCGACTACGCCAGCACCGGTGGCCATGATCATACAAGCGGAAAGTTTTTCAGCAACGGGCGGTGTTTACGATGGCTTTAAGACCTATAGCGTAAATGGAGTAAGTGCGATTAATTACAATCAGCGTGGCGACTGGGCGGATTACGCCGTTAATGTAGCGGCCGACGGCAGCTACACCTTCAACGCTTATGTCAGTTCACCCATGTCGGGGGCTGCGCTGGAAGTCAGTGTTGATGGAGTAAAAGTATTAACTCAAGCCGTGCCCAATAATGGCAGTTGGGATAGTTTCCAAAAAGTCAGCTCTGCCAGCAAAATTGCCCTAACCAAAGGCGCGCATACTATTCGCGTCACTAGTGCTGGCACCACCTCATCGACCTGGGAGTGGAATGCAGACAAGTTTGAATTGATACCCTAA